The proteins below are encoded in one region of Sulfurospirillum tamanense:
- a CDS encoding phytoene desaturase family protein: MVHKALNMYDVVVVGGGIGGTCAAAMLSAKGKKVLLLEKEPYLGGCSSTFSHQGFRYNTGATTFAGFEEGMPVHRFFESLHVTLPLLPLSSAYVQIQKGKALPRFEDLEAFLEALERVHPHPQNRAFWEEIWRINRAFYAHQDYVFSKRSWGDFARSLVSFLPIARAFFPLLLRRGDGYIRAKLPGISSAYKATLDASLRIVTQTTTHEASALSTALALGYPFLHNAYVQGGMGALFDALEPCITHVRKKTPVSRIFARSYGFEIHARHEVFHARTLVLNTPVFESARFFESGAIHAYFSRFKSLDNDQSAFMVYATFRTDAPLEHHYQILLDRPLPQTTSDALFASFSDANDHDLAPQRHRSMTLSVHTKSSWWRGLPPALYKAQKSALVSQILDQVCATLGLEKSCVVHHFGATPKTFARYLGRAQLGGIPMSYTRPFFTNPANDTPFRGLYMVGDTTFAAQGWPGVIAGVNNLQKLLDA; the protein is encoded by the coding sequence ATGGTACACAAGGCACTTAACATGTACGACGTGGTCGTGGTGGGCGGGGGGATTGGTGGCACGTGCGCGGCGGCGATGCTCTCCGCTAAAGGCAAAAAGGTTTTGTTGTTGGAAAAGGAGCCTTACCTCGGGGGGTGCAGTAGCACCTTTTCACACCAAGGTTTTCGTTACAACACGGGTGCGACGACCTTTGCGGGGTTTGAAGAGGGAATGCCCGTGCATAGATTTTTTGAAAGCTTACATGTAACGCTGCCGCTTCTTCCTCTTTCGTCTGCTTATGTGCAAATCCAAAAAGGCAAAGCCCTGCCCCGTTTTGAGGATTTGGAGGCTTTTTTAGAAGCCCTAGAGCGCGTGCATCCTCATCCGCAAAATCGCGCGTTTTGGGAAGAAATCTGGCGCATTAATCGCGCTTTTTATGCCCACCAAGATTACGTGTTTTCCAAGCGTTCATGGGGAGATTTTGCGCGCTCTTTGGTGAGCTTTTTACCCATCGCGCGAGCTTTTTTTCCACTACTGTTGCGCCGAGGTGATGGGTACATTCGGGCGAAACTTCCTGGCATTTCGTCTGCTTATAAAGCCACCCTTGATGCATCCTTGCGCATCGTTACCCAAACCACCACCCATGAAGCCAGCGCCCTTTCGACTGCCCTAGCCCTTGGGTACCCTTTTTTACACAATGCTTACGTGCAAGGAGGCATGGGTGCGTTGTTTGATGCGTTGGAACCTTGCATTACACACGTGCGCAAGAAAACCCCCGTATCGCGCATATTTGCTCGTTCTTATGGCTTTGAAATTCACGCGCGCCACGAGGTATTTCACGCGCGCACTCTCGTGCTCAACACCCCCGTGTTTGAAAGCGCTAGGTTTTTTGAATCAGGGGCTATACACGCTTACTTTTCACGCTTCAAGTCTCTAGACAACGACCAAAGCGCCTTCATGGTTTATGCTACCTTTCGCACTGATGCGCCCTTAGAGCACCATTATCAGATTCTTTTAGATAGGCCTCTTCCTCAAACCACTTCTGACGCGCTTTTTGCCTCTTTTTCTGATGCAAATGACCACGATTTAGCGCCTCAAAGGCATCGTTCCATGACCCTTTCGGTGCACACTAAAAGCAGTTGGTGGAGAGGATTGCCACCTGCACTTTATAAAGCGCAAAAATCCGCCCTTGTTTCACAGATTCTTGACCAAGTCTGTGCTACACTAGGGCTTGAAAAATCCTGCGTCGTACACCATTTTGGCGCCACGCCAAAAACCTTTGCCCGCTACCTTGGGCGCGCGCAACTTGGAGGAATCCCCATGTCCTACACTCGCCCATTTTTTACTAATCCTGCCAACGACACCCCCTTTCGCGGGCTTTACATGGTAGGCGACACTACCTTTGCCGCCCAAGGATGGCCTGGCGTCATCGCAGGAGTCAATAACCTCCAAAAGCTCCTTGATGCTTGA